In Pseudomonas sp. GCEP-101, one DNA window encodes the following:
- a CDS encoding SdiA-regulated domain-containing protein, with product MRRLLKPRRLFLLLALLALAALLAVGQSFRVYERVWFKFNEWRHAAQWQEQSLWLPDYRVVLEAQPIQGLEENVSALTFDPDRQTLFTVTNKRNELVELSLEGKVLRRIALHGFGDTEAIEYISRNVYVITDETHQRLLRVELHDDTTELRADDAQQLALALGRGGNSGFEGLAYDSQGKRLFVAKERNPVHIYEVRGFPYEQSQQPVAVHVVEDLRHNRNLFVRDLSSLQYDERSGHLLALSDESWLVLELSADGEPISSLSLLRGMHGLRRSVPQAEGIAMDDEGTLYLVSEPNLFYVFKKREAP from the coding sequence ATGCGCCGTCTGCTCAAACCCCGCCGTCTGTTCTTGCTGCTGGCGCTGCTCGCCCTGGCCGCCTTGCTCGCCGTGGGCCAGAGCTTCCGGGTCTATGAGCGCGTGTGGTTCAAGTTCAACGAGTGGCGGCATGCGGCGCAGTGGCAGGAGCAGTCCCTCTGGCTGCCCGATTATCGCGTGGTGCTGGAGGCGCAGCCGATCCAGGGGCTGGAGGAGAACGTCTCGGCGCTGACCTTCGATCCGGACCGGCAGACCCTGTTCACCGTCACCAACAAGCGCAACGAGCTGGTCGAGCTGTCGCTGGAAGGCAAGGTGCTGCGCCGGATCGCGCTGCACGGCTTCGGCGATACCGAGGCCATCGAATACATCAGCCGCAACGTCTACGTGATCACCGACGAAACCCACCAGCGCCTGCTTCGCGTCGAGCTGCACGACGATACGACGGAACTGCGCGCCGACGACGCACAACAGCTCGCCCTGGCCCTGGGGCGCGGCGGCAACAGCGGCTTCGAGGGGTTGGCCTACGACTCGCAGGGCAAGCGCCTGTTCGTCGCCAAGGAGCGCAACCCGGTGCATATCTACGAGGTCCGCGGCTTCCCCTATGAGCAGTCGCAGCAGCCCGTCGCGGTGCACGTGGTGGAAGACCTCCGACACAACCGCAACCTGTTCGTCCGCGACCTTTCCAGCCTGCAATACGACGAGCGCAGCGGGCACCTGCTGGCGCTGTCCGACGAGTCCTGGCTGGTGCTGGAGTTGAGCGCCGATGGCGAGCCGATCAGCTCGTTGTCGCTGCTGCGCGGCATGCACGGCCTGCGGCGCAGCGTGCCGCAGGCCGAGGGGATCGCCATGGACGACGAGGGCACGCTGTACCTGGTCAGCGAGCCCAACCTCTTCTACGTGTTCAAGAAGCGCGAGGCACCCTGA
- a CDS encoding AraC family transcriptional regulator — MAQHLLPEQRQQATLHTVVLATEVLHHAGVPRPKLLEGSGIGEADLLTPEKLITHAQELRVFANALNCHHDPALGLYLGLRMHVSAYGILGYSMLASRTLRDALQLALSFPELLGTYFRLALTPQGDEVHLTADGYRYAPELTVFNTELCLTSLLTVIRDLLGESVRPRRLLLAYRPPLHAETYTERLGCPVDFGTPTSALCFSPTLLDRPLPLADPVSCHNGVQQCLRMSAMLSSRGDVIDQLRQHLASHLQDTASLDTVARHLHRSTRTLRRHLQQQNTSYQQVLDEVRFDRARQLLKDTDLPIYLIAEQLGYSETASFRHAFQRWSGASPSLYRG, encoded by the coding sequence ATGGCCCAGCATCTACTCCCCGAACAACGCCAACAGGCGACCCTCCACACCGTGGTGCTGGCGACCGAGGTGCTGCACCATGCCGGCGTCCCCCGGCCGAAGCTGCTGGAGGGCAGCGGCATTGGCGAGGCGGACCTGCTGACCCCGGAAAAGCTGATCACCCATGCGCAGGAACTGCGGGTCTTCGCCAATGCCCTGAACTGCCACCACGACCCCGCGCTGGGGCTGTACCTCGGCCTGCGCATGCATGTCTCGGCTTACGGCATCCTCGGCTACAGCATGCTCGCCAGCCGCACCCTGCGCGACGCGCTGCAACTGGCGCTGTCCTTCCCCGAGCTGCTCGGCACCTATTTCCGCCTGGCGCTGACGCCGCAGGGCGACGAGGTGCACCTGACCGCCGACGGTTACCGCTACGCGCCGGAATTGACGGTATTCAACACCGAGCTGTGCCTGACCTCGCTGCTGACGGTGATCCGCGACCTGCTCGGCGAGTCGGTGCGGCCGCGCCGGCTGCTCCTGGCCTATCGCCCGCCGCTGCATGCCGAGACCTATACCGAGCGCCTGGGCTGCCCGGTGGATTTCGGCACGCCCACCAGCGCCCTGTGCTTCAGCCCGACGCTGCTGGACCGCCCGCTGCCGCTGGCCGACCCGGTCAGTTGCCACAACGGCGTGCAGCAATGCCTGCGCATGAGCGCCATGCTCAGCAGCCGCGGCGACGTCATCGACCAGCTGCGCCAGCACCTGGCCAGCCACCTGCAGGACACCGCCAGCCTGGACACCGTGGCGCGCCACCTGCACCGCTCCACCCGGACCCTGCGGCGTCACCTGCAGCAGCAGAACACCAGTTATCAACAGGTGCTCGACGAAGTGCGTTTCGACCGCGCGCGGCAGTTGCTCAAGGACACCGACCTGCCGATCTACCTGATCGCCGAGCAGCTGGGGTACAGCGAGACGGCCAGCTTCCGGCACGCGTTCCAGCGCTGGAGCGGGGCGAGTCCGAGCTTATATCGGGGGTGA
- a CDS encoding ABC transporter ATP-binding protein encodes MTSAITIERICMEFGTPGQGLKALDDVSLEIRANEFFTLLGPSGCGKTTLLRLIAGFEQPSSGSIRLYGDAMEGLPPFKRPVNTVFQSYALFPHMTVAENIAFGLEMQGKQRSDIDATVQKMLDLVRLPDVGKRRADQLSGGQQQRIALARALASRPKVLLLDESLSALDLKLRKEMQIELKRLQHETGITFIFVTHDQEEALTMSDRIAVMSRGKVMQIGTPTEIYEAPVNRLVADFIGETNFLEGESSGDSVRLADGQMLPAATTLPGKVTLAIRPERTELAQDGQLEGVVENIVYVGTDTVYHLNVAGQGGFRVRQQNRDGALSTHAPGARVRVRVPATAIRVLAE; translated from the coding sequence ATGACCAGCGCGATCACCATCGAGCGGATATGCATGGAGTTCGGTACACCCGGGCAAGGCCTCAAGGCCTTGGACGACGTGTCACTGGAAATCCGCGCCAACGAATTCTTCACCCTCCTCGGCCCGTCGGGCTGCGGCAAGACCACCTTGCTGCGACTGATCGCCGGCTTCGAACAACCCTCCTCCGGCAGCATCCGCCTCTACGGCGATGCGATGGAAGGCCTTCCGCCCTTCAAGCGCCCGGTCAACACCGTCTTCCAGAGCTACGCCCTGTTCCCCCACATGACCGTGGCCGAGAACATCGCCTTCGGCCTGGAAATGCAGGGCAAGCAACGCAGCGACATCGACGCCACGGTGCAGAAGATGCTCGACCTGGTGCGCCTGCCCGATGTCGGCAAGCGCCGCGCCGACCAGCTCTCCGGCGGCCAGCAACAGCGCATCGCCCTGGCCCGCGCCCTGGCCAGCCGGCCCAAGGTACTGCTGCTGGACGAATCGCTGTCCGCGCTGGACCTGAAGCTGCGCAAGGAAATGCAGATCGAGCTCAAGCGCCTGCAGCACGAGACCGGCATCACCTTCATCTTCGTCACCCACGACCAGGAAGAAGCGCTGACCATGTCCGACCGCATCGCCGTGATGAGCCGCGGCAAGGTCATGCAGATCGGCACGCCCACCGAGATCTACGAGGCGCCGGTCAACCGCCTGGTGGCCGACTTCATCGGCGAAACCAACTTCCTCGAAGGCGAATCCAGCGGCGACAGCGTGCGCCTGGCCGACGGCCAGATGCTGCCGGCCGCCACCACCCTGCCCGGCAAGGTGACCCTGGCGATCCGCCCCGAACGTACCGAACTCGCCCAGGACGGCCAGCTCGAAGGCGTGGTCGAGAACATCGTCTACGTCGGCACCGATACCGTGTACCACCTCAACGTCGCCGGTCAGGGCGGCTTCCGGGTCCGTCAGCAGAACCGCGACGGCGCCCTTTCCACCCACGCGCCCGGCGCGCGGGTGCGGGTCCGCGTTCCCGCCACCGCCATCCGGGTGCTGGCCGAATGA
- a CDS encoding ABC transporter permease, with the protein MSTLRAQAERKSLFNRLALTSPAMIMLVVFLVLPLGIMFAVSIQAPGDYGGVKWGQHTVEAYLNFLWERDLDDSLSFNADYLGIFQRSFWLSILTTLGCVLIGFPTALYLALQDERRRNLLLFLVTVPFWTNLLVRVYAWMLLLRNGGLIDEGLHGLGFSDASLGILYTDNAVIIGLLYTYLPFMVLPIYTSLEKMDWRLVEAAFDLGANRWKALRRIIIPLAMPGIVAGCILVFIPSLGSYIIPELLGGGKSLMIGNLIQLQFGTAHNWPFGAALSFALLAFVLLAMMIYSMRFKQGASGGHP; encoded by the coding sequence ATGAGTACACTGCGCGCACAAGCGGAACGAAAGTCGCTGTTCAACCGCCTGGCCCTGACCAGCCCGGCGATGATCATGCTGGTGGTGTTCCTCGTCCTGCCCCTGGGCATCATGTTCGCCGTGTCGATCCAGGCGCCGGGCGACTATGGCGGCGTGAAATGGGGCCAGCACACCGTCGAGGCCTACCTCAACTTCCTCTGGGAGCGCGATCTGGACGACAGCCTGTCGTTCAACGCCGATTACCTGGGCATCTTCCAGCGCTCGTTCTGGCTGTCGATCCTGACCACCCTGGGCTGCGTGCTGATCGGCTTCCCCACCGCGCTGTACCTGGCGCTGCAGGACGAACGCCGGCGCAACCTGCTGCTGTTCCTGGTCACGGTGCCGTTCTGGACCAACCTGCTGGTGCGGGTCTACGCCTGGATGCTGCTGCTGCGCAACGGCGGGCTGATCGACGAGGGTCTGCACGGGCTGGGCTTCTCCGATGCCTCCCTGGGCATCCTCTACACCGACAATGCGGTGATCATCGGCCTGCTCTACACCTACCTGCCGTTCATGGTCCTGCCCATCTACACCAGCCTCGAGAAGATGGACTGGCGCCTGGTGGAGGCGGCCTTCGACCTGGGCGCCAACCGCTGGAAGGCGCTCAGGCGGATCATCATCCCGCTGGCCATGCCCGGCATCGTCGCCGGCTGCATCCTGGTGTTCATCCCTTCGCTGGGCAGCTACATCATTCCCGAGCTGCTGGGGGGCGGTAAGTCGCTGATGATCGGCAACCTGATCCAGCTGCAGTTCGGCACGGCGCACAACTGGCCGTTCGGCGCGGCGCTGTCCTTCGCCCTGCTGGCCTTCGTGCTGCTGGCGATGATGATCTACAGCATGCGGTTCAAGCAGGGCGCGTCGGGAGGTCATCCATGA
- a CDS encoding ABC transporter permease yields MKSANPLWKFTGVRPAAWLFFAFLYIPIFVLVVLSFNSGQSATLWESFSLKWYAVVADDPEILRAAKNSLIVATLATVVATTLATLAALGMRGRSFRGQTLMSGVLGLPLLVPEIVTAVATLMFFAFIGLKLSLFTILLAHIVFCIPFAYLPIRARLEGMDPRLAEAAADLYASPWKTFWKVTFPLLTPGIVSGAMLAFIISMDDFVITYFVAGAGATTLPVYIFSSIRMGISPKINAISSIILLISIAFVALSYYVGQRRR; encoded by the coding sequence ATGAAGTCGGCCAACCCGCTGTGGAAATTCACCGGGGTCCGGCCCGCCGCCTGGCTGTTCTTCGCCTTCCTCTACATCCCGATCTTCGTGCTGGTGGTACTGAGCTTCAACAGTGGCCAGTCGGCGACGCTGTGGGAAAGCTTCAGCCTGAAGTGGTACGCCGTGGTGGCGGACGACCCGGAGATCCTCCGCGCGGCGAAAAACTCGCTGATCGTCGCGACCCTGGCCACCGTGGTCGCCACCACCCTGGCGACGCTCGCCGCGCTGGGCATGCGCGGGCGCTCGTTCCGCGGGCAGACGCTGATGAGCGGCGTGCTGGGCCTGCCGTTGCTGGTGCCGGAGATCGTCACCGCCGTGGCGACCCTGATGTTCTTCGCCTTCATCGGCCTGAAGCTGTCGCTGTTCACCATCCTGCTGGCGCACATCGTGTTCTGCATTCCCTTCGCCTACCTGCCGATCCGCGCCCGTCTCGAGGGCATGGACCCGCGGCTGGCCGAAGCGGCGGCGGATCTGTATGCCTCGCCATGGAAGACCTTCTGGAAGGTGACCTTCCCGCTGCTGACGCCGGGGATCGTGTCCGGGGCGATGCTGGCGTTCATCATCTCGATGGACGACTTCGTCATCACCTACTTCGTCGCCGGCGCCGGGGCCACCACCCTGCCGGTGTACATATTCAGCTCCATCCGCATGGGGATTTCCCCGAAGATCAACGCCATATCTTCAATAATACTGTTGATTTCCATCGCGTTCGTTGCGTTGTCGTACTACGTCGGCCAGCGTCGCCGCTGA
- a CDS encoding ABC transporter substrate-binding protein, with amino-acid sequence MKFRRTPIARTLVAASLLLAGSAHAEGTLHFANWSDYFPPELLKKFEKDTGIHATLDSYDSNETLLAKLKAGGGAYDVVVPSDSFIEIFVKEGLLQKLDKSQLPNLANLKDKFKTLTYDPGHDYSVPYLWGTTGYSYDSAKVPGGKLDESWKPFFEPPAELKGKVVALNSIEELYAPASYYLGVDECTEDPKEAAKIQDLLLKQKPMLAMYNSDGTIERMAAGEVSMHQQWNGAFHRAHAQRASLVYVYPKEGVRLFIDNLTIPKDATNIKEAHAFLNWMMQPENIALASNFAKYNNAIEGSDKFMDKELFDDPAINTPADKLDRLKPFKLCSPKALQLRSKVWTKLKK; translated from the coding sequence ATGAAATTCCGCCGTACCCCCATCGCCCGCACGCTCGTCGCCGCCAGCCTGCTGCTGGCCGGCAGCGCCCATGCCGAAGGCACCCTGCACTTCGCCAACTGGTCCGACTACTTCCCGCCGGAACTGCTGAAGAAGTTCGAGAAGGACACCGGCATCCACGCCACCCTGGATTCCTACGACAGCAACGAAACCCTGCTGGCCAAGCTCAAGGCCGGCGGCGGCGCCTACGACGTGGTGGTGCCGTCGGACAGCTTCATCGAGATCTTCGTCAAGGAAGGCCTGCTGCAGAAGCTCGACAAGTCGCAGCTGCCGAACCTGGCCAACCTCAAGGACAAGTTCAAGACCCTGACCTACGACCCGGGCCACGACTACTCCGTGCCCTACCTGTGGGGCACCACCGGCTACAGCTACGACAGCGCCAAAGTGCCTGGCGGCAAGCTGGATGAAAGCTGGAAGCCGTTCTTCGAGCCGCCGGCCGAGCTCAAGGGCAAGGTGGTGGCGCTCAACTCCATCGAGGAGCTGTACGCGCCGGCGTCCTACTATCTGGGGGTCGACGAGTGCACCGAGGACCCGAAAGAGGCGGCGAAGATCCAGGACCTGCTGCTCAAGCAGAAGCCCATGCTCGCCATGTACAACAGCGACGGCACCATCGAGCGCATGGCCGCCGGTGAAGTCTCCATGCACCAGCAATGGAACGGCGCCTTCCACCGCGCCCACGCCCAGCGCGCCAGCCTGGTCTACGTCTATCCCAAGGAAGGCGTGCGCCTGTTCATCGACAACCTGACCATTCCCAAGGACGCCACCAACATCAAGGAGGCCCATGCCTTCCTGAACTGGATGATGCAGCCGGAGAACATCGCCCTGGCCTCGAACTTCGCCAAATACAACAACGCGATCGAAGGCTCGGACAAGTTCATGGACAAGGAGCTGTTCGACGATCCGGCGATCAACACCCCGGCGGACAAGCTCGATCGCCTGAAGCCCTTCAAGCTGTGCTCGCCCAAGGCGCTGCAACTGCGCTCCAAGGTCTGGACCAAGCTGAAGAAATGA
- a CDS encoding APC family permease encodes MASQHSASTAHTPQQGTATSADARLKRVLGLPALVFFGLVYMVPLTMFTTYGVVTEMTGGRTATAYLITLLAMLFTAASYSFMVRKYPISGSAYSYTSLSFGPVVGFLSGWSLLLDYLFLPMINYLLIGLFMNIAFPEIPAWMFVVASIALVTVLNVVGISQVAGMSNVIVGAQLVFIVVFVVMSIKTLAGGAAIDFSLPFVGDGSQPGFAPLMAGAAVLCLSFLGFDAVSTMAEETRDARRDIPRAIIITTVIAGLMFTLLAIISQLVFPGSVFQNADSAANEVMLKAGGQFLGNFFTSAYIAGCIGSALASQASVSRIIFTMGRDGILPRSLFGTLHARFQTPVVAILVVSAVSLLAIVLDLTTLASMISFGALVAFSVVNLAVIRTYLGVERRRGAKNVLLYGAIPFIGLCLTLWLWTSLSQLTLVVGLSWFAVGFAYLAVHTGGFRRKAPSVNFEENA; translated from the coding sequence ATGGCCAGCCAACACAGCGCCAGCACTGCACACACTCCACAACAGGGCACCGCGACCAGCGCCGACGCCCGCCTGAAACGCGTCCTGGGCCTGCCCGCCCTGGTCTTCTTCGGCCTGGTCTACATGGTCCCACTGACCATGTTCACCACCTACGGCGTGGTCACCGAGATGACCGGCGGCCGCACCGCCACCGCCTACCTGATCACCCTGCTGGCGATGCTGTTCACCGCAGCCTCCTACAGCTTCATGGTGCGCAAGTACCCGATTTCCGGCTCCGCATACTCCTATACCAGCCTGAGCTTCGGCCCGGTGGTCGGCTTCCTCTCCGGCTGGTCGCTGCTGCTCGACTACCTGTTCCTGCCGATGATCAACTACCTGCTCATCGGCCTGTTCATGAACATCGCCTTCCCGGAAATCCCGGCCTGGATGTTCGTGGTCGCCTCCATCGCCCTGGTCACCGTGCTCAACGTGGTCGGCATCAGCCAGGTCGCCGGCATGAGCAACGTCATCGTCGGCGCGCAGCTGGTGTTCATCGTGGTGTTCGTGGTCATGTCGATCAAGACACTGGCCGGCGGCGCCGCGATCGACTTCAGCCTGCCCTTCGTCGGTGACGGCAGCCAACCCGGCTTCGCCCCGCTGATGGCCGGCGCCGCGGTGCTGTGCCTGTCGTTCCTGGGCTTCGACGCCGTCTCGACCATGGCCGAGGAAACCCGCGACGCCCGCCGCGACATCCCCCGCGCGATCATCATCACCACCGTCATCGCCGGCCTGATGTTCACCCTGCTGGCAATCATCAGCCAGCTGGTGTTCCCCGGCAGCGTGTTCCAGAACGCCGACTCGGCGGCCAACGAAGTGATGCTCAAGGCCGGCGGCCAGTTCCTCGGCAACTTCTTCACCTCCGCCTACATCGCCGGCTGCATCGGCTCGGCGCTGGCGTCCCAGGCCTCGGTGTCGCGCATCATCTTCACCATGGGCCGCGACGGCATCCTGCCGCGCAGCCTGTTCGGTACCCTGCACGCGCGCTTCCAGACCCCGGTGGTGGCGATCCTGGTGGTGTCTGCCGTCTCGCTGCTGGCGATCGTGCTAGACCTGACCACCCTCGCCTCGATGATCAGCTTCGGCGCGCTGGTGGCCTTCTCCGTGGTCAACCTGGCGGTGATCCGCACCTACCTGGGCGTCGAGCGCCGCCGCGGGGCGAAGAACGTCCTGCTCTACGGCGCGATCCCGTTCATCGGCCTGTGCCTGACCCTGTGGCTGTGGACCAGCCTGTCGCAGCTGACCCTGGTGGTCGGCCTGAGCTGGTTCGCGGTCGGCTTCGCTTACCTGGCGGTGCATACCGGCGGTTTCCGTCGCAAGGCACCGAGTGTGAATTTCGAGGAAAACGCCTGA
- a CDS encoding histone deacetylase family protein: MLTIYTDDHRLHHGQHELIGGQFTPCFEKPSRADMVLDRAKAVKLGDIQAPRDFGLEPILRVHSEGFVRFLQHAWRDWLATGRTHDMLPICWPTRRLRQKEPDSIDGRLGYYSLDAGAPITAGTWQAVLSSVNVAMTGQAELAKGARSVFSLCRPPGHHASADFMGGYCFFNNAAIAAQSILDQGANRVAILDVDYHHGNGTQDIFYDRADVLFTSIHGDPRFEYPYFLGYADEKGQGVGEGFNFNYPLASGSDWSVWSLALQAAIRQISAYRPDVLIVSLGVDTYKEDPISQFKLDSPDYLRMGEAIGKLGLPTLFVMEGGYAVEEIGINAINVLQGFESIG, from the coding sequence ATGTTGACGATCTATACCGACGACCATCGCTTGCACCACGGTCAGCACGAGCTGATCGGCGGCCAGTTCACCCCCTGCTTCGAAAAGCCCAGCCGCGCCGACATGGTGCTGGATCGGGCCAAGGCGGTGAAACTGGGCGACATCCAGGCCCCGCGCGACTTCGGCCTGGAACCCATCCTGAGGGTGCACAGCGAAGGCTTCGTGCGGTTCTTGCAGCACGCCTGGCGTGACTGGCTGGCCACCGGCCGGACCCACGACATGCTGCCGATCTGCTGGCCGACCCGCCGCCTGCGGCAGAAGGAGCCGGACAGCATCGACGGCCGGCTGGGCTACTACAGCCTGGACGCCGGCGCGCCGATCACCGCCGGCACCTGGCAGGCGGTGCTGAGCTCCGTGAACGTGGCGATGACCGGCCAGGCCGAACTGGCCAAGGGCGCGCGCTCGGTGTTCTCCCTGTGCCGCCCGCCGGGCCACCATGCCTCGGCGGATTTCATGGGCGGCTACTGCTTCTTCAACAACGCGGCCATCGCCGCCCAGTCGATCCTCGACCAGGGCGCCAACCGCGTGGCCATCCTCGACGTCGACTACCACCACGGCAACGGCACCCAGGACATCTTCTACGACCGCGCCGACGTGCTGTTCACCTCGATCCACGGAGACCCGCGCTTCGAGTACCCCTACTTCCTCGGCTACGCCGACGAGAAGGGCCAGGGCGTGGGCGAAGGCTTCAACTTCAACTACCCGCTGGCCTCGGGCAGCGACTGGTCGGTGTGGAGCCTGGCACTGCAGGCGGCGATCCGGCAGATCTCGGCGTACCGCCCGGACGTGCTGATCGTCTCCCTGGGCGTGGACACCTACAAGGAAGACCCCATCTCCCAGTTCAAGCTGGACAGCCCGGACTACCTGCGCATGGGCGAAGCCATCGGCAAGCTCGGCCTGCCGACGCTGTTCGTGATGGAGGGCGGCTACGCGGTGGAGGAGATCGGCATCAACGCGATCAACGTGCTGCAGGGGTTTGAGAGTATTGGGTGA
- a CDS encoding NirD/YgiW/YdeI family stress tolerance protein, translated as MKLTHLPLIAAAGLFSTFTLAAGYTGPGSDAKPAAAAAQVTTVKQAQSAADDTPVVLEGVITKRIGGEHYEFKDATGSIQVEIDNDDWPAGASVSESTKVRLTGEVDHHKMKATDIDVDRVEILQ; from the coding sequence ATGAAACTGACTCATCTCCCCCTGATCGCTGCCGCTGGCCTGTTCTCCACCTTCACCCTGGCCGCCGGCTACACTGGCCCTGGCAGCGACGCCAAGCCCGCTGCCGCCGCCGCGCAGGTCACCACGGTCAAGCAGGCGCAGTCCGCCGCCGACGACACCCCGGTGGTGCTCGAAGGGGTGATCACCAAGCGTATCGGCGGCGAGCACTACGAGTTCAAGGACGCCACTGGGAGCATCCAGGTCGAGATCGACAACGACGATTGGCCGGCGGGTGCGTCGGTCTCCGAGAGCACCAAGGTGCGCCTGACCGGCGAGGTGGATCATCACAAGATGAAAGCGACTGACATCGATGTGGATCGCGTGGAAATCCTCCAGTAA
- a CDS encoding SdiA-regulated domain-containing protein, producing the protein MTMSILRPRWLLPALLLILVVLGYLTSRFHWDDRARLWLRERDTSAQARSESVWLPGYRAVIQAKPLTGGLEGQETSDLAYNPVTRTLFTVTGKKPLLAELSLTGDVLRVIPLLGMSNPEGVAVLENGNVAVTDERKNSLTIFHVDPQTRELSTEKLASFDLGPRGKKNKGIEGIAWDPRQHRLVLGQERDPLALFSLASDGSASLSGALQPIASDLLMTNVSALSIDPRTGHTLVLSAESHLLLELDEKGEPVSFISLLGGLNGLHEKIPRAEGVAIDEHGTIYMVSEPDLFYVFKREAAKTD; encoded by the coding sequence ATGACCATGTCCATCCTTCGCCCTCGCTGGCTGCTGCCGGCCCTGCTGCTCATCCTCGTGGTGCTCGGCTACCTGACCTCGCGCTTCCATTGGGATGACCGCGCGCGCCTGTGGCTGCGTGAGCGGGACACCAGCGCCCAGGCCCGCTCCGAAAGCGTCTGGCTGCCCGGCTACCGCGCGGTGATCCAGGCCAAGCCGCTCACCGGCGGGCTCGAGGGGCAGGAGACCTCCGACCTGGCGTACAACCCGGTGACGCGCACCCTGTTCACCGTCACCGGCAAGAAGCCGCTGCTGGCCGAACTGTCGCTGACCGGCGACGTGCTGCGGGTGATCCCGCTGCTGGGCATGTCCAACCCCGAGGGCGTGGCGGTGCTGGAAAACGGCAATGTCGCCGTGACCGACGAGCGCAAGAACTCGCTGACCATCTTCCATGTCGACCCGCAGACCCGCGAGCTGAGCACCGAGAAGCTCGCCAGCTTCGATCTCGGCCCCCGCGGCAAGAAGAACAAGGGTATCGAGGGCATCGCCTGGGACCCGCGCCAGCATCGCCTGGTGCTGGGTCAGGAGCGCGATCCGCTGGCGCTGTTCAGCCTGGCCAGCGACGGCAGCGCCAGCCTGAGCGGGGCGTTGCAGCCGATCGCCAGCGACCTGCTGATGACCAACGTCTCGGCCTTGAGCATCGATCCGCGCACCGGCCACACGCTGGTGTTGTCGGCGGAGTCGCACCTGCTGCTGGAGCTGGATGAGAAGGGCGAGCCGGTCAGCTTCATCAGCCTGCTGGGCGGGCTGAACGGCCTCCACGAGAAGATTCCGCGCGCCGAAGGCGTGGCCATCGACGAGCACGGCACCATCTACATGGTCAGCGAGCCGGACCTGTTCTACGTGTTCAAGCGCGAGGCGGCCAAAACGGATTGA
- a CDS encoding fumarylacetoacetate hydrolase family protein, translating into MSYQHQYVDGTPIHFTLGKVVCVGRNYAEHAKELNNPVPTEPLLFIKPGSCTVSHAGGFAIPEDRGSVHYEAEIAVLIGKPLSRKPSTEEVLDAISGYAPALDLTLRDVQAKLKEKGLPWELAKSFDGAFVLAPFVSADHFPDPTDIGIRLVIDGEVRQDGNSRDMLNPIVPLIQHICGHFSLQPGDVVSTGTPVGVGPLTRGSELVLELPGASRFESRVL; encoded by the coding sequence ATGAGTTACCAGCACCAGTATGTCGATGGCACCCCGATCCATTTCACCCTGGGCAAGGTGGTCTGCGTCGGCCGCAACTACGCGGAGCACGCCAAGGAGCTGAACAACCCGGTACCGACCGAGCCGCTGCTGTTCATCAAACCCGGCTCCTGCACCGTCTCCCACGCCGGCGGCTTCGCCATTCCGGAGGATCGCGGCTCGGTGCACTACGAGGCGGAGATCGCCGTGCTGATCGGCAAGCCGCTGTCGCGCAAGCCGAGCACCGAGGAAGTGCTGGACGCCATCTCCGGCTATGCCCCGGCGCTGGACCTGACCCTGCGCGACGTGCAGGCCAAGCTGAAGGAAAAGGGCCTGCCCTGGGAGCTGGCCAAGTCCTTCGACGGCGCCTTCGTGCTGGCGCCCTTCGTCAGTGCCGACCACTTCCCGGACCCGACCGACATCGGCATCCGCCTGGTGATCGACGGCGAAGTCCGCCAGGACGGCAACAGCCGCGACATGCTCAACCCCATCGTGCCGCTGATCCAGCACATCTGCGGGCACTTCTCGCTGCAGCCGGGCGATGTGGTGTCCACCGGCACCCCGGTCGGCGTCGGCCCGCTCACGCGCGGCAGTGAGCTGGTGCTGGAACTTCCTGGCGCCAGCCGATTCGAAAGCCGCGTGCTTTGA